The following coding sequences are from one Granulicella arctica window:
- a CDS encoding tyrosine-type recombinase/integrase: MRGVYENPVDSGIWWIHYYVAGKRHREKVGRKSDAIKLYQTRKADAAAGRKLPQLRNSKVVTVSELIDDALEFVAHHKDNRNYKSKGEIVREALGSRHATELTPQELERWLRERCKTAATANRYKAFISLCYREGVRNGKVSVNPARLVRQRKEGTGRLRFLSREEYDRLHKVISKRFPEHIAEFVVSIHTGMRLSEQYSCTWSQVHFDRKTIELTKTKNGSARAVHLNSDAIAALESLKSPRQHPSDPVFPREGSKGRFDTRSWFQPCLEETGISQYVWHCNRHTFCSWLAMAGASIKEIQEAAGHKTITMSARYSHLSPAHRLSVVERIASGSK, translated from the coding sequence ATGCGGGGCGTATATGAGAATCCGGTCGATAGCGGCATCTGGTGGATTCACTACTATGTAGCAGGCAAGCGGCACCGAGAGAAGGTGGGCCGCAAGTCTGATGCCATCAAACTCTACCAGACGCGCAAAGCCGACGCGGCGGCTGGGCGTAAACTGCCTCAACTGCGAAACTCCAAGGTCGTCACAGTTAGCGAACTGATAGACGATGCGCTCGAATTCGTTGCTCATCACAAAGACAATCGGAACTATAAAAGCAAAGGCGAGATTGTGCGCGAAGCCCTCGGTTCTCGACATGCTACAGAACTGACGCCTCAAGAGTTAGAGCGTTGGCTGAGGGAGCGCTGCAAGACTGCCGCGACGGCCAACCGGTATAAGGCATTCATCTCCCTCTGCTACCGCGAAGGGGTTCGCAATGGGAAGGTATCCGTCAACCCCGCGCGATTGGTTCGCCAACGAAAGGAAGGCACAGGCCGTCTGCGTTTCCTCAGCCGGGAAGAATACGACCGCCTTCACAAAGTCATCTCTAAACGCTTCCCAGAACACATTGCCGAATTCGTTGTGAGCATCCATACGGGAATGCGACTCAGTGAGCAGTACTCGTGTACCTGGTCTCAAGTTCATTTTGATCGCAAGACAATCGAACTCACGAAGACAAAGAACGGATCGGCGCGAGCTGTGCACCTGAACTCAGATGCGATAGCCGCTCTCGAATCGCTCAAGAGTCCAAGACAGCATCCTTCCGATCCAGTCTTTCCTAGAGAAGGAAGCAAGGGCAGATTTGATACTCGCTCGTGGTTCCAACCGTGCCTTGAGGAAACGGGCATCAGCCAATATGTGTGGCATTGCAATCGCCATACTTTTTGCTCCTGGCTGGCAATGGCGGGAGCAAGCATTAAGGAAATTCAGGAAGCAGCGGGCCACAAGACGATCACAATGTCGGCACGATATAGCCATCTATCACCGGCGCATAGGCTGTCTGTCGTAGAACGGATCGCCTCCGGCTCTAAGTAG
- a CDS encoding serine/threonine protein kinase produces MSKVSEIKSLIEAGGKYTVLSEFTEGANGYAFKGHHKHLQCDMFLKVIDADSEADKTFAEPRALRDALANGSCENLVRLHDAEHLTGSYILMSMEYMEGGSLNNLITDRSLGQMDAVQIALGVLGGLGHLHKARFLHRDVKPGNLLIKNSDTSIVPKLGDFGSVRRLEAQEHKVAASRHSALYRPPEAWGDGGWFTFSSDLYQAAICLYEMVNGPLPYTFEPYLDAQAKKMMKAKGIQSFVEMDTFERSQMSDGCLERRIKTNKLLEMTPPQPYFSKRLAAIVRKATAIDPSHRFQNAYEFHNSLQGLSAPNWLIDGKDFMASSWKTWDWKVTSSIRVPKDDWIVLRARQGTSQYRRYGDGYASAKLACVSVEQFS; encoded by the coding sequence ATGTCTAAGGTAAGCGAAATTAAGAGTTTGATTGAGGCGGGTGGCAAGTACACCGTTCTTTCAGAGTTCACCGAAGGGGCGAATGGTTATGCCTTCAAAGGCCATCACAAACACCTTCAATGTGACATGTTTTTGAAGGTGATCGACGCGGATTCAGAAGCCGACAAGACATTTGCCGAGCCCAGAGCGTTAAGGGATGCCTTGGCAAATGGATCGTGTGAGAATTTAGTGCGACTGCATGACGCAGAACACCTGACTGGCAGCTACATACTCATGTCGATGGAGTATATGGAAGGAGGAAGCCTCAATAACCTCATTACGGATAGATCGCTTGGGCAAATGGATGCCGTTCAGATTGCTTTGGGAGTTCTTGGCGGTCTTGGACATCTACATAAGGCCCGATTTCTCCATCGGGATGTAAAGCCTGGTAACTTGCTAATAAAGAATTCTGATACGAGCATTGTCCCTAAACTCGGAGACTTTGGTTCTGTAAGACGTTTAGAAGCGCAAGAGCATAAAGTTGCGGCATCTCGCCATAGTGCACTCTATAGGCCACCTGAAGCTTGGGGGGATGGTGGTTGGTTCACCTTCTCTTCTGACCTATACCAAGCCGCCATCTGCCTCTACGAAATGGTTAACGGTCCACTCCCCTATACATTCGAGCCGTATCTCGATGCGCAAGCGAAAAAGATGATGAAAGCGAAAGGAATCCAGTCTTTTGTGGAAATGGATACTTTTGAGAGATCACAGATGTCAGATGGCTGCTTAGAGAGGCGTATAAAAACAAACAAGCTTTTGGAAATGACACCTCCGCAGCCATACTTCTCAAAGCGACTGGCGGCAATCGTTCGAAAGGCTACCGCAATTGATCCCTCGCATCGATTTCAAAACGCCTACGAATTCCATAATTCATTGCAGGGATTGTCTGCGCCTAATTGGCTAATCGATGGGAAGGACTTTATGGCTTCGTCATGGAAAACATGGGATTGGAAAGTAACCTCATCGATACGGGTGCCGAAGGATGACTGGATTGTCTTGAGAGCGAGACAAGGAACTAGCCAGTATCGAAGATATGGTGATGGATATGCCTCAGCCAAGTTAGCCTGCGTGAGCGTCGAACAGTTTAGCTAA